The Gordonia sp. KTR9 genome contains a region encoding:
- a CDS encoding APC family permease: protein MTASAETPPTTDAGTSRPSPTGPDSPAPSPTTLSLGGRNLTSAETTGLEKDALGTWGVFAQGLAAAAPSVAIAVVPFALYTAAGKGAAWAAIVGLVIALLIAGTIGFQARRTVSSGSLGTYTGNGLGPGFAFVAGTSLLLGYIGFATTGTLGGVLYVDAFLFEIGLGSEATWFKLLLVVIVVGVGIYLPLRGATLAARYELAFEVLALVSIAVIIIASYVAYGFRFDAEQLSLSNLGDSSTFVAAVTAVGAYAGFESVASLGAEARDAHRTIARALLRVVLIIGVLYLLATYPQVLHFDGFDGDKAVLPQLADDTGVAWINPVVSAAVAIAFIVFVTAVTTSAARSLFTLAHEGALPKVLAQAHPRYRTPWVGILLVGAVALVFAVVATFSSAGRLVFDVYGAYVANWGFLISYLLVVIATPIWLYRIKALTPVRAIVSGLAALGLGYVILNNVYPQPEWPFNVLPLVYAAILAVAVGWYLYLRRARPDVARRIGSIQTLSVEEHARLADLGIVEVLRADSDSTTDDHRRPDTDHFDAAARH, encoded by the coding sequence ATGACCGCATCCGCGGAGACCCCACCGACCACCGATGCCGGCACGTCCCGGCCTTCTCCGACGGGCCCGGATTCGCCGGCACCATCGCCGACGACGCTGTCCCTCGGTGGACGCAACCTGACGTCCGCGGAAACCACAGGACTGGAGAAGGACGCGCTGGGCACCTGGGGCGTGTTCGCCCAGGGGCTCGCCGCGGCGGCACCGAGCGTCGCGATTGCCGTCGTACCGTTCGCGCTGTACACGGCGGCCGGTAAAGGGGCGGCCTGGGCGGCGATCGTCGGGCTGGTGATCGCTCTGCTGATCGCCGGCACGATCGGTTTCCAGGCCCGCCGCACGGTGTCGAGCGGTTCCCTGGGCACCTACACCGGTAACGGTCTCGGCCCGGGATTCGCGTTCGTCGCGGGCACCAGCCTGCTGCTGGGGTACATCGGTTTCGCCACCACCGGCACCCTCGGCGGCGTCCTGTACGTCGACGCGTTCCTGTTCGAGATCGGATTGGGCAGCGAGGCAACGTGGTTCAAGCTGCTTCTCGTCGTCATCGTCGTCGGAGTCGGCATCTACCTGCCACTTCGCGGAGCGACCCTCGCGGCGAGGTACGAACTCGCCTTCGAGGTGCTGGCACTGGTGTCCATCGCCGTCATCATCATCGCGTCGTATGTCGCCTACGGGTTCCGGTTCGACGCCGAGCAATTGAGCCTCTCCAATCTGGGTGACAGTTCGACATTCGTCGCGGCAGTCACCGCCGTGGGTGCCTATGCGGGATTCGAGAGCGTGGCATCGCTCGGCGCCGAGGCACGCGATGCGCACCGCACGATCGCCCGGGCACTGTTGCGCGTCGTGCTCATCATCGGGGTGCTCTACCTGCTGGCCACCTACCCCCAGGTGCTGCACTTCGACGGTTTCGACGGGGACAAGGCCGTCCTGCCCCAGCTCGCCGACGACACCGGGGTGGCGTGGATCAACCCGGTCGTGAGTGCGGCGGTGGCCATCGCGTTCATCGTCTTCGTCACGGCTGTCACCACCTCGGCCGCCCGGTCACTGTTCACCCTCGCCCACGAGGGAGCCCTCCCGAAGGTGCTCGCGCAGGCGCACCCGCGCTATCGCACGCCGTGGGTCGGCATTCTCCTCGTCGGCGCGGTGGCGCTGGTGTTCGCCGTCGTCGCGACGTTCAGCTCGGCCGGGCGGCTGGTCTTCGATGTCTACGGCGCCTACGTGGCCAACTGGGGCTTTCTGATCAGCTACCTTCTCGTGGTCATCGCGACGCCGATCTGGCTGTATCGGATCAAGGCCCTCACACCGGTGCGTGCCATCGTCTCCGGTCTCGCCGCGCTCGGTCTCGGCTACGTCATCCTCAACAACGTCTACCCGCAGCCCGAGTGGCCGTTCAATGTCCTGCCGCTGGTGTATGCGGCCATCCTGGCCGTCGCGGTCGGCTGGTACCTGTACCTGCGCCGCGCACGCCCCGATGTGGCGCGCCGCATCGGTAGCATCCAGACGCTGTCGGTCGAGGAGCACGCCCGGCTCGCCGACCTCGGCATCGTCGAGGTCCTTCGCGCCGACAGCGACTCCACCACAGACGATCACCGGCGCCCCGACACAGACCACTTCGACGCGGCAGCGCGTCACTGA
- a CDS encoding low temperature requirement protein A, which produces MMGESTQSPPDGGHDDAAGVDDATDVRDSEDSSGAGQRAPLVEPPRLRVEEDRAATRLELFFDLAYVLVIHQLAISLTDSMGWRGVGVFAGLFVVTWWSWVTTTLYANRFDTNDVFYRVLKLAATFAVAVMAAGAATAVGGDGTVAFGVGYITTRVILAALYFRAWRHIIEVRVTVDIYLAATIVSGLIWTVSLFMPSPVTYILWAVGILVEAVAPFAATRWGPDVPLHLEHLPERFGLFVILVLGESISAIVLGMKDSHWAWSSTAVAALGFTIAASVWWMYFDIGGAEAKVEIQDDDSAVGSGRADGYIYGHLPLTLGAALVGVGIEQYVLHPIGELESAGRWILCGGIALFTVGVCSILGWSSGNWKTVVPWPALVIPVVLVVGAVDNALPYASAVVLAVGAVITVATGVVRRRRSPVETTET; this is translated from the coding sequence ATGATGGGTGAGAGTACGCAGTCGCCGCCGGACGGTGGGCACGACGACGCTGCCGGCGTCGACGACGCGACTGATGTACGGGACAGCGAGGACAGCAGCGGTGCGGGCCAGCGGGCCCCGCTCGTCGAACCCCCACGGTTGCGCGTGGAGGAGGACCGGGCGGCCACCAGGCTCGAGTTGTTCTTCGATCTCGCCTATGTCCTCGTCATCCACCAGTTGGCGATCTCGCTCACCGACAGCATGGGCTGGCGGGGCGTGGGTGTGTTCGCCGGGTTGTTCGTGGTCACGTGGTGGTCGTGGGTGACCACGACGCTGTACGCCAACCGCTTCGACACCAACGATGTGTTCTACCGGGTCCTGAAACTGGCCGCGACATTCGCGGTCGCGGTGATGGCCGCGGGTGCCGCGACCGCGGTCGGCGGCGACGGTACCGTGGCATTCGGGGTGGGTTACATCACGACCCGGGTCATCCTGGCAGCGTTGTATTTCCGGGCTTGGCGACACATCATCGAGGTGCGCGTCACGGTCGACATCTATCTCGCGGCCACCATCGTGAGTGGGCTGATCTGGACGGTCTCGCTGTTCATGCCGTCACCGGTCACCTACATCCTGTGGGCGGTGGGCATTCTCGTAGAGGCGGTGGCGCCCTTCGCCGCGACGCGCTGGGGCCCGGACGTACCGCTACACCTCGAACACCTTCCGGAACGCTTCGGGCTGTTCGTCATCCTCGTTCTCGGCGAGTCGATCTCGGCCATCGTGCTCGGCATGAAGGACAGCCACTGGGCATGGTCGTCGACCGCCGTGGCAGCCCTGGGGTTCACGATCGCCGCCTCCGTCTGGTGGATGTACTTCGACATCGGCGGGGCCGAGGCCAAGGTCGAGATCCAAGACGACGACAGTGCGGTGGGCAGCGGACGGGCCGACGGGTACATCTACGGTCATCTGCCGCTCACCCTGGGTGCCGCTCTCGTGGGGGTGGGTATCGAACAGTATGTGCTCCACCCGATCGGTGAGTTGGAGTCTGCCGGGCGATGGATCCTGTGCGGCGGTATCGCTCTTTTCACTGTGGGGGTCTGCTCGATCCTCGGGTGGAGCTCGGGCAACTGGAAGACCGTGGTCCCCTGGCCCGCGTTGGTCATCCCGGTGGTGCTCGTGGTGGGCGCCGTCGACAACGCTCTTCCGTATGCGTCGGCGGTTGTCCTCGCCGTCGGTGCCGTCATCACCGTGGCGACCGGGGTCGTCCGGCGGCGGCGGAGCCCCGTCGAGACGACCGAGACCTGA
- a CDS encoding putative immunity protein yields MILPKVFDPRLVTIRRGGTLTDADHHLLALWAAACAEHVLPLFESARPEDTRPRDAIAAVRAWTRGELAMMESRAAGGHAMGAARDLRGAPRFAAYAAGQAAVTAHVASHDLGAAAYAIKAVSAEHGSDDAGRRECAWQRAQLPDQLRDLVLADQRARNDLCWSVFSDG; encoded by the coding sequence ATGATTCTCCCCAAGGTGTTCGATCCCCGCTTGGTCACCATCCGCCGTGGCGGGACACTCACCGACGCCGACCATCACTTGCTGGCACTCTGGGCCGCGGCGTGCGCCGAGCACGTCCTCCCCCTGTTCGAGTCGGCGCGACCCGAGGACACGCGACCCCGCGACGCCATCGCCGCGGTCCGCGCGTGGACCAGGGGTGAGCTGGCGATGATGGAGTCGCGAGCCGCGGGCGGACACGCCATGGGTGCCGCTCGTGACCTCCGTGGCGCTCCACGATTCGCCGCATACGCCGCCGGACAGGCAGCGGTGACCGCACACGTTGCCTCGCATGATCTGGGCGCCGCGGCGTATGCGATCAAGGCGGTAAGCGCCGAACACGGCAGCGATGACGCCGGCAGGCGCGAATGCGCCTGGCAGCGTGCACAACTCCCGGACCAACTGCGCGACCTGGTGCTCGCCGACCAGCGCGCACGAAATGACCTGTGCTGGTCGGTGTTCTCCGACGGCTGA
- a CDS encoding MBL fold metallo-hydrolase encodes MTLHRDVVPGIHWLEHAHTNQYLVEDGDRLVLVDCGLPRSYEPLRKAVRELGRDTDAVSDLIITHGHFDHVGTARRLAREWRIPVHVHRDDAWLASHPYRYAHQNATRFGVPLRHPRALPLLGRMAAAGALTVRGVDHMDVTTFGDDAVLPGGAQVVPTPGHTYGHVSLHFPSRDAVIAGDALVTLDPYTAATGPRMIAGSATADLDRNRTSLDALAATAAKSLLPGHGVPWHHGVAVAVARARETSG; translated from the coding sequence ATGACCTTGCATCGCGACGTCGTCCCCGGCATCCATTGGCTCGAACACGCGCACACGAATCAGTATCTGGTCGAGGACGGTGACCGGCTGGTGCTCGTCGACTGCGGACTCCCCCGGTCGTACGAGCCGCTCCGCAAAGCCGTCCGCGAACTCGGCCGGGACACCGACGCGGTCTCCGATCTGATCATCACCCATGGCCATTTCGACCATGTCGGCACCGCGCGACGCCTGGCGCGTGAGTGGCGGATCCCTGTCCACGTCCATCGTGACGACGCGTGGCTGGCATCGCATCCCTACCGCTACGCACATCAGAACGCCACCAGATTCGGGGTGCCCCTTCGTCATCCGCGTGCCCTCCCGCTGCTCGGGCGCATGGCAGCGGCGGGCGCGCTCACCGTGCGCGGCGTCGACCACATGGACGTGACGACCTTCGGCGACGACGCGGTGCTCCCCGGCGGCGCGCAGGTGGTCCCCACCCCAGGGCACACCTACGGCCATGTGTCACTCCACTTTCCGTCCCGCGACGCGGTCATCGCCGGCGACGCCCTGGTGACGCTCGATCCGTACACCGCAGCGACCGGCCCGCGCATGATCGCCGGGTCCGCAACCGCCGACCTCGATCGCAATCGCACATCGCTCGACGCGCTGGCGGCAACAGCGGCGAAATCGCTCCTGCCCGGCCATGGCGTCCCGTGGCACCACGGGGTGGCCGTCGCCGTCGCCCGCGCGCGTGAGACCAGCGGCTGA
- a CDS encoding NtaA/DmoA family FMN-dependent monooxygenase (This protein belongs to a clade of FMN-dependent monooxygenases, within a broader family of flavin-dependent oxidoreductases, the luciferase-like monooxygenase (LMM) family, some of whose members use coenzyme F420 rather than FMN.), translating into MTERRDGHVILGINVLVLGYLPAAWQSPELDALSFVDPAYWRRIRAAAERGTLDALFLADVPALGDPAHDANPAHLEPTVNWGYVAGVTENVGLVSTASTTFNDPVELAERLLSLDHASGGRAAWNIVTSRGTAPARNFGLPDVPLRDDRYERAAEFVDVVRALWDSAVTGQEVHHRGDFFSVDAQLRVPPSRQGYPVLFQAGGSAKGRALAGRVAEGVFAAELTRDKAIEHYRLVKGLARAAGRSPDDVKILPGLLLSLGSTEEEARRRSDELHDRGPASYSLGWLSQAIGYDAAKLELDEPFPEDVLAAPVDLQTFTGSVGFRESIVAQIRRTNPTVREYLTQTRYTGSGHAGFVGTPDQLADHIEDWFHSGAIDGFNLQPDVLVDGLDVIVHELVPILRRRGLFRHEYETHTLREHLRAASPTPVWAL; encoded by the coding sequence ATGACCGAGCGCCGCGACGGACACGTCATCCTCGGGATCAACGTGCTGGTCCTCGGCTACCTACCCGCCGCGTGGCAGTCGCCGGAACTCGACGCCTTGTCCTTCGTCGACCCCGCGTACTGGCGGCGGATCCGGGCGGCCGCCGAGCGCGGCACCCTCGACGCCTTGTTCCTCGCCGACGTCCCGGCCCTCGGCGATCCCGCCCACGACGCCAACCCCGCGCACCTCGAGCCGACGGTGAACTGGGGTTATGTCGCCGGGGTCACCGAGAACGTGGGACTGGTGTCGACGGCCTCGACGACGTTCAACGACCCCGTCGAACTCGCCGAACGGCTGTTGTCCCTCGACCACGCGTCGGGTGGCCGCGCCGCATGGAACATCGTCACCAGCCGTGGCACGGCGCCGGCCCGCAACTTCGGCCTGCCCGACGTCCCGCTCCGCGACGACCGGTACGAACGTGCCGCCGAGTTCGTCGACGTCGTTCGCGCGCTGTGGGATTCGGCTGTGACCGGACAGGAGGTGCACCATCGGGGCGACTTCTTCTCGGTGGATGCGCAGCTTCGCGTGCCGCCCTCCCGGCAGGGCTATCCGGTACTCTTCCAGGCCGGCGGCTCGGCCAAGGGCCGCGCACTGGCGGGACGGGTGGCCGAAGGAGTGTTCGCCGCCGAACTGACACGGGACAAGGCAATCGAACACTACCGGCTGGTCAAGGGGCTGGCCCGTGCCGCGGGTCGCTCCCCCGACGACGTCAAGATCCTCCCGGGATTGCTGCTGTCCCTGGGGAGCACGGAAGAGGAGGCTCGTCGGCGAAGCGACGAGCTGCACGACCGCGGCCCCGCGTCGTACTCGCTCGGATGGCTGTCGCAGGCCATCGGCTATGACGCCGCCAAGCTCGAACTCGACGAACCGTTCCCCGAAGACGTGCTGGCCGCCCCGGTGGACCTCCAGACCTTTACCGGCAGTGTGGGTTTCCGGGAATCGATCGTGGCCCAGATCAGGCGGACGAACCCGACGGTGCGGGAATATCTCACACAGACGCGCTACACCGGTTCCGGACATGCCGGTTTCGTCGGGACGCCGGACCAGCTGGCCGATCACATCGAGGACTGGTTCCATTCCGGCGCGATCGACGGCTTCAATCTGCAGCCGGATGTCCTCGTCGACGGCCTGGACGTGATCGTGCACGAGCTCGTGCCGATTCTGCGCCGCCGCGGATTGTTCCGGCACGAGTACGAGACCCACACCCTGCGTGAGCATCTGCGGGCGGCGTCACCGACTCCTGTCTGGGCGCTCTGA
- a CDS encoding NAD-dependent succinate-semialdehyde dehydrogenase gives MSTYVTANPTTGVTDREFPGLKDDEVAGVAERSLAAYQDWRSTEASERAAILSRTADLYEKRADELAAVITTEMGKPAKEAAGEVQLAADIYRWYAEHGPDLLETEALDPQGADASIVQVTPIGPLVGVMPWNYPYYQVARFVAPNLLAGNTVILKHASICAASSALMAEILHDAGVPADAYINVYASSDQIAELLAHNAIRGVSLTGSEKAGAAVAKVAAENLKKSVLELGGSDPYILLDSADMERTTKIAARARLSNAGQACNSPKRFIVLEELYDDFVDGVVKQFESTAVGDPADESTQMGPLSSLSARDTVAEQVETAVKQGATLRTGGKPVQRDGAFFEPTVLTDITPDMDAYSEEIFGPVAMIYKVASAEDAVALANDVEFGLSGSVWSGDIGKAEQVADRLEVGMAYVNEHGTTLPGLPFGGVKRSGYGRELGRWGMGEFVNTKLRRTASA, from the coding sequence TTGAGCACATATGTCACCGCGAATCCGACCACGGGTGTGACCGACCGGGAATTCCCCGGACTGAAGGACGACGAGGTGGCCGGCGTTGCCGAACGGTCGCTGGCTGCCTACCAGGACTGGCGTTCGACCGAGGCGTCCGAGCGTGCCGCGATACTGTCGCGAACCGCGGATCTGTACGAGAAGCGAGCCGATGAACTGGCGGCCGTCATCACGACCGAGATGGGCAAACCGGCCAAGGAAGCTGCCGGTGAGGTTCAGCTGGCCGCCGACATCTATCGCTGGTACGCCGAGCACGGACCCGATCTCCTGGAGACCGAAGCCCTCGATCCACAGGGAGCGGACGCGTCGATCGTGCAGGTGACGCCGATCGGGCCGCTCGTCGGCGTCATGCCATGGAACTATCCGTACTATCAGGTCGCTCGATTCGTCGCGCCGAACCTGTTGGCGGGCAACACCGTCATCCTCAAGCACGCATCGATCTGCGCCGCGTCGTCGGCTCTGATGGCGGAGATCCTGCACGACGCGGGTGTGCCCGCCGACGCGTACATCAACGTGTACGCGAGCAGTGATCAGATCGCAGAATTGCTGGCCCACAACGCGATACGCGGTGTGTCTCTCACCGGAAGCGAAAAGGCCGGCGCCGCCGTGGCGAAGGTGGCGGCGGAGAACCTGAAGAAGTCCGTGCTCGAGCTCGGGGGGTCGGACCCGTACATCCTCCTCGATTCCGCCGACATGGAACGCACGACGAAGATCGCGGCTCGGGCACGATTGTCGAACGCCGGTCAGGCGTGCAATTCACCGAAGCGCTTCATCGTGCTCGAGGAGTTGTACGACGATTTCGTCGACGGGGTGGTGAAGCAGTTCGAGTCGACCGCGGTCGGTGATCCGGCGGACGAATCCACCCAGATGGGGCCGTTGTCATCTCTCTCGGCGCGCGACACCGTGGCCGAGCAGGTCGAGACCGCGGTGAAACAAGGTGCCACGCTGCGCACGGGTGGGAAGCCCGTGCAGCGGGACGGCGCCTTCTTCGAGCCCACCGTCCTGACCGACATCACCCCGGACATGGATGCGTACTCCGAAGAGATCTTCGGTCCGGTCGCCATGATCTACAAGGTCGCCTCCGCCGAGGACGCCGTGGCGCTCGCCAACGATGTCGAGTTCGGCCTGAGCGGTTCGGTGTGGAGCGGCGACATCGGCAAGGCCGAACAGGTGGCCGACCGGCTCGAGGTCGGGATGGCCTATGTCAACGAGCACGGCACCACCTTGCCCGGGCTCCCGTTCGGCGGGGTCAAGCGTTCGGGTTACGGCCGCGAACTCGGACGCTGGGGCATGGGCGAATTCGTCAACACGAAGCTCCGTCGGACAGCCTCCGCATAG
- a CDS encoding alpha/beta hydrolase translates to MSHWRRAAGLGCAFLIAIVASLSTGQPAAATPPKLGDSARILAVSPETATRTTMTVYSAAMKRPVRVSVLVPRDRTGPRPTLYLLDGIDGGVYTNYTQSGWTFQTDIARFVADKKVNVVLPIGGTGSYYTDWRRLDPVLGRNMWETFLTDELPPLVDRRFRGDGRNVIGGLSMGALGAMSIAVRNPDLYRGAVAFSGCLDQGSPEFRQATATSVSTRGGNPENMWGPLDHDTWDAHNPADHVSALRGKPVYVAVGNGLPDPALGIAGLASPVGGVLEGIVARCTESFKRRADRAGVDITYDFRAGLHSWGYWNQDLHRAWPTIARALNGPR, encoded by the coding sequence GTGTCACACTGGCGGCGAGCCGCGGGGCTCGGTTGTGCTTTCCTCATCGCGATCGTCGCGAGCCTCTCGACAGGGCAGCCGGCCGCGGCGACTCCACCGAAGCTCGGCGATTCGGCGCGCATCCTCGCGGTCTCCCCGGAGACTGCGACGCGCACGACGATGACCGTGTATTCGGCAGCGATGAAGCGGCCGGTCCGAGTGAGCGTGCTGGTTCCCCGCGACCGGACCGGACCGCGCCCGACGCTGTATCTACTCGACGGAATCGACGGTGGGGTCTACACCAATTACACCCAGAGTGGATGGACGTTCCAGACCGACATCGCACGTTTCGTCGCCGACAAGAAGGTCAACGTGGTTCTGCCGATCGGGGGTACGGGCTCGTACTACACCGACTGGCGCCGGCTCGACCCGGTGCTGGGGCGGAACATGTGGGAGACCTTTCTCACCGACGAACTCCCGCCACTGGTCGACCGGCGCTTTCGGGGCGACGGACGCAACGTGATCGGCGGGCTGTCGATGGGAGCGCTGGGCGCGATGTCCATCGCGGTGCGCAACCCCGATCTCTACCGGGGCGCCGTCGCGTTCAGCGGGTGCCTCGATCAGGGATCGCCCGAGTTCCGGCAGGCGACCGCCACATCGGTCAGCACGAGGGGCGGAAATCCGGAGAACATGTGGGGGCCGCTCGACCACGACACCTGGGATGCCCACAATCCTGCCGATCACGTGTCCGCGCTGCGCGGCAAGCCCGTGTACGTGGCGGTCGGCAACGGGCTCCCCGACCCGGCACTCGGAATTGCCGGTCTCGCGTCACCCGTCGGCGGCGTCCTCGAGGGTATCGTCGCCCGATGCACCGAGAGCTTCAAACGTCGCGCGGACCGCGCGGGAGTCGACATCACGTATGACTTCCGCGCCGGACTGCACTCATGGGGCTACTGGAACCAGGACCTGCATCGTGCCTGGCCGACCATCGCGCGGGCACTGAACGGCCCGCGCTGA
- a CDS encoding acetyl-CoA C-acyltransferase, whose product MRSAVIVDAVRTPIGKGKPTGALHDVHPVDLLAHSLRAVVDRSGVDPELVDDVITGVVSQVGEQSFNLARRGLLAAGYPESVPGVSVDRQCGSGQQAIAFAAQGIIAGTYDVAVAAGVESMSRVPMGSAAAGTGDLNGRAFDERYPEGLVGQGISAELIAARWDISRREIDEFSLRSHDLAATATKNGLFDNELAALAGLTSDEGIRLGGSLDDLARLRPAYYDEAIARRFPEIDWKITAASASQISDGSSAVLLMSEEKAAELGVRARARVHTIAVAGDDPLLMLTGIIPATRKALSRSGLRIEDIDLFEVNEAFAPVVLAWSREFGVDLDKVNVNGGAIAVGHPLGASGARLATTGLNALEHRGGRYLLQTMCEAGGLANATIYERLAS is encoded by the coding sequence ATGAGATCTGCGGTCATCGTCGACGCTGTTCGCACGCCCATCGGCAAGGGCAAGCCCACCGGCGCCCTCCATGACGTCCATCCCGTCGACCTGCTGGCGCACAGCCTGCGCGCGGTCGTGGATCGCTCGGGCGTCGACCCCGAACTCGTCGACGACGTGATCACCGGAGTGGTCAGCCAGGTGGGCGAGCAGAGTTTCAACCTCGCGCGCCGCGGCCTCCTGGCCGCGGGCTATCCCGAGTCGGTGCCGGGCGTGTCCGTCGATCGCCAATGCGGCAGCGGCCAGCAGGCCATCGCATTCGCTGCACAGGGCATCATCGCGGGTACCTACGACGTCGCGGTCGCCGCGGGAGTCGAGTCGATGTCCCGGGTTCCGATGGGTTCGGCCGCGGCCGGTACCGGCGATCTGAACGGGCGGGCATTCGACGAGCGATACCCGGAGGGGCTCGTGGGTCAGGGGATCTCGGCCGAACTGATCGCCGCCCGCTGGGACATCTCGCGGCGCGAGATCGACGAATTCTCCCTGCGGTCCCATGATCTGGCCGCCACGGCCACCAAGAACGGACTCTTCGACAACGAACTCGCGGCTCTTGCCGGACTGACGTCGGACGAGGGGATCCGGCTCGGGGGCAGTCTCGACGATCTGGCCCGACTGCGGCCCGCCTATTACGACGAGGCGATCGCACGCCGATTCCCGGAGATCGACTGGAAGATCACCGCGGCGAGCGCGAGTCAGATCAGCGACGGGTCGTCCGCGGTACTACTCATGAGCGAGGAGAAGGCCGCCGAGCTCGGCGTGCGTGCCCGAGCCCGGGTACACACCATCGCGGTCGCGGGTGACGATCCGCTGCTGATGTTGACCGGCATCATCCCGGCAACCCGAAAGGCATTGTCGCGCAGCGGGCTGCGCATCGAGGACATCGACCTGTTCGAGGTCAACGAGGCGTTCGCGCCGGTGGTGCTCGCATGGTCGAGGGAGTTCGGCGTGGACTTGGACAAGGTCAATGTCAACGGCGGCGCGATCGCGGTCGGTCATCCGCTGGGCGCCAGTGGCGCGCGCCTCGCGACCACCGGGCTCAATGCCCTCGAGCATCGTGGAGGTCGCTACCTCCTCCAGACGATGTGTGAGGCGGGCGGACTGGCGAACGCCACGATCTACGAACGACTCGCCTCCTAG
- a CDS encoding winged helix-turn-helix transcriptional regulator codes for MMHLKGPLAERDSWEATGCSIAKAIDLVGTRSAILILREAFYGATRFDQFSRRVGITDAVASARLRELTEAGIFTKVPYREAGQRERFEYQLTDKGRDLFPVVMSLMQWGNDHLQPDGAPLTVTDKEHAPVRVGVVAEPTAVLAPEDVELRVARHTR; via the coding sequence ATGATGCACCTGAAGGGACCGCTGGCCGAGCGCGACAGCTGGGAGGCCACCGGTTGCTCGATCGCGAAGGCGATCGACCTGGTGGGGACCCGGTCGGCGATCCTCATCCTGAGGGAGGCCTTCTACGGCGCCACCAGGTTCGATCAGTTCAGTCGCCGGGTCGGGATCACCGATGCGGTCGCGTCGGCCCGCCTGAGAGAACTCACCGAGGCGGGGATCTTCACCAAGGTGCCCTACCGCGAAGCCGGGCAGCGTGAACGGTTCGAGTATCAACTCACCGACAAGGGCCGCGACCTGTTTCCCGTGGTGATGTCGTTGATGCAATGGGGCAACGACCATCTGCAGCCCGACGGCGCGCCGCTCACCGTGACCGACAAGGAGCATGCCCCCGTGCGTGTCGGGGTCGTCGCCGAGCCCACCGCGGTGCTCGCACCCGAGGATGTCGAGCTGCGCGTCGCCCGGCACACGCGCTGA